The Luteibacter flocculans genomic interval CGCCCGCGCCTTCCATGGTTTCGACATCGCACGTGTCGCCGCCATGGGTGACGACGAACTGGCAGCGGTACTGGCCGATCGCGGTGTCATCCGCAATCGCCTCAAGATCAACGCCATACGCAACAACGCGCGTGCCGCGTTGCGCGTCATCGATGAGAGAGGCTCGTTATCCGCGTATCTGTGGGCATTCGTTGGTGGCACGCCGCAGGTCAACGCGCGGCGGGGCGACGAGCCGCTGCCCATGCGCAGCGATCTGTCCGATCAGTTGAGCGAGGCGCTGCAACAGCGTGGCTTCCGCTTTGCCGGCACGGCGATCTGTCAGTCGCTGCTGCAGTCGGCGGGCCTGGTCAACGATCACGCGGTAGATTGCTTCCGCTATCGATGACGCGGCGTTCACCCTGGCTGCACCCGTGGCGGGTTGCCATGACGGCATGGCTACCACACGAATCGGCATTTCGGGCTGGCGCTACGCTCCATGGCGCGGCGTGTTCTACCCCAAGGATCTCGTGCAACGAAACGAGTTGTCCTTCGCGTCGCGCCAGTTCCCCACGATCGAGCTGAACGGTTCTTTCTACTCGTTGCAGCGGCCGGAGAGCTATCGGTCCTGGTACGACGACACGCCACGTGGGTTCGTTTTCGCGGTCAAGGGGCCGCGTTTCATCACCCATACCTTGAGACTTCGCAACATCGAGAAGCCGATGGCGAATTTCTTCGCCTCGGGTGTGCTGGCGCTGCGCGAGAAACTCGGGCCCATCCTTTGGCAGTTTCCGCCCACACTTCGATTCGAGCCTGCGATCTTCGAGCACTTTCTGGCCTTGCTGCCGAAGACCACGCGGGCCGCGGCGGATATGGCACGTGGCTACGACTCGCACCTGAAGCGCGAGCCCTTTCTCGAGTTCGGGCGTAGCCATCGGTTGCGCCACGCTGTAGAAATCCGCCACGAGAGTTTCGTCGATCCTGCCTTCGTCACGCTGCTGCGCCGATACGGTGTTGCGTTTGTCGTCGCCGATACGGCAGGCAAGTTTCCGCGCTATTTCGACGTGACCGCGCCGTTCGTCTACGTTCGTCTGCACGGCGACAAGCATCTGTACACGAGTGGCTACGGCGACGAGGCGTTGGGCGAATGGGCGCGCCGTATTCGCGCATGGCGCAAGGGTGGGCAGGCGCAGGCGGATCCGCGCATCACTCGATCGCTCCCGCCCACGCGTGCATCGCGAGACGTGTACGTCTATTTCGACAACGATGCCAAGGTGAAGGCGCCAGGCGACGCGCTCACGCTCACCGCGATGGTCTAGCTGTTAGAACGGCGTCTTGCGACGCGATCCGCGCAGGTTCTCGATCGGGAAGCTCGCGATTTCGCCGCTGCCTTCGCGGCGCGACTGTCCTGCCGGCGGCCCCCAGGCATGGGCCGTCACGACTTCCCATGTGGAGGGAATCACGCCATCGGTGCGAAGCGACTCGTAGGCCTCCACCATGCGCTGGTAATGGCGCTTGCCGGTCAAGCCGCGAGGACGCTGCGCATCCGCGTTGTTGGCGCCCAGACCCTTGAGTTCGTCGAGCAGCGCGCGGGGCGTGGGGTAGGTCAGCGTATAGCGCTCGGCGAACAGGACCGGATCGCGCAGGCCCTGGGCAAGCATCGCGTCACCCACGTCGTGCATGTCGAGAAAACGTGCCACGTGCGCGTACTGGTCGGCTTCCGCCCACGAAGCACGCAACTCCTTCAACGTGTCCGGGCCGAAGGTGGAGAATGTGAGCAATCCGCCGGGCTTGAGCACGCGAGCGCACTCGGCGAACAGGCGAGGCAGATCCTCGCACCACTGGAAGCAGAGGTTGGAAAACAGCACGTCCACGCTGCGATCCGGTACCGGTAGCGTGTACGCGTCGCCAAGCACGCGACCGAACGGTTTCAGCCAGGACGCATGCTGCTTTGCCTGCTTCAACATCGGCAACGCGAGGTCGATAGCGACGACCTGGGCCTTGGGGTAGCGCTTCTTCAATGCCGCACTGCCTCGACCCGTCCCGGCGCCGACGTCGAGGACCACGTCGGGCACCTGCTCGTAGATGTCGAGCCGATCGATCAACGTGGCTTGCACTTCGCGTTGCAATGCGTCGTGTTTCTCGTAGGTGTCGGCGGCGCGCGCGAAGTTGCGGCGGACCTGACGGCGGTCGAAATGGAAATCGCTCATGGGTAGGCGTCGGTAAATTCGGTCAGGACATCCGCCACGGCGGCGGCATATCCGATGAAGGGGGCATGCCCGGCGTGGGCGATTTCCTCGAAGCGGCCACCTGCGGCGTCGGCGGACCAGCGCATGGCGTCGGGATGGACGATGCGGTCGCGGCGCCCTGCGATCCAGAGGCTGGGTGCATCGATGGCGGCGAGGCGGGGGCGCAGATCTTCGCTTTCCAGCAGGCGGATACCCTCCATGAGCACGCGCGGGTCGGGTTCGCCGCGCGAGAACGCCTCGTCCTTCAAGCGGCGCGCTTCGCCGCGCGGGTCGGGGCTGCCCATCGCTTCCAGGGCGATGAAGCGCTCGACGGTGGCGCGATAGTCCACTTCCAGATCGGTGGCCAACTGGCGCACCAGCGCCGGATCGTTGCCATGTGGCCAATCGTCCGCGCGCAGGAAGCGAGGCGTGGCACACATCGGGACCATGGCACGAACCGCCTCGGGTACATCCAGTGCGGCCGTCAGTGCCACCAGGCCGCCCATCGACCAACCAAGCCATACCGCCGGCGGCGTCACCGCGGCGATGGCGCGGGCGCAGGCGCCCGGCTCCAACGGCACGCGCGAGTCGCGCGAGTAGCCGTGCCCGGGCAGGTCGACGACGTACATCGTGTAGTGTGTCGTGAGCCGTTCGACCAGCGGCGCCAGGATGCCGCCATGCATGGCCCAGCCATGCACCATCACCATCGGCACCGGCCCGGTGCCATGGACTTCGACGTGGAGGTCGCTCACGGAGGCGAACTCGGCGCGAGCGACGGATCGACGGCGCCGCGCGCATCGAAGACGAAACAATCGCCGCGCCAGTGCGCACCGCCCACTTCCTCGAAGTACTTGAGGATGCCGCCTTCAAGCTGGAATACGTGCTCGATGCCCAGCTCGCGCATGTGGATGGCAGCCTTTTCGCAGCGGATGCCGCCGGTGCAGAACGACACCACCGTCTTGCCTTCGAAGCGTTCGCGATCCGCGGCGACGGCAGCGGGGAACTCCGTGAAGCTGGCGAGGCCGTACTCCACCGTGTTCTCGAACGTGCCGGCGCTGACCTCGTAGTCGTTGCGCGTATCCAGCAGGACGACCGGACGACCTTCGTCGTCGTGGCCCTGGTCGAGCCAGCGCCGCAGGTCGGTCGGCAGCACGTGTGGCGCGCGTCCTTCGGCGGGGCGAATGGCCGGCGCGCGCATGGTGATGATCTCTTTCTTCAGACGTACGCGCATGCGCGCGAAGGGCGGCGCATCGGACACGCTTTCCTTCGGCGTCAGGTCTGCGAAACGCGGGTCTTGGCGCAGCCAGTCGAGAAACTCGGCGATGGCGTCGCGCGGTGCGGCCAGGAACAGGTTGATGCCCTCCGGCGCGAGCAGGATCGTTCCCTTCAACGCCAGGGCCTCGCAGCGTTCGAGAATCCGGGCCCGCAGCCCGGCGAGATCGTCGAGACCGACGAACTTGTAGGCGGAAATATTGAGGATCGTCATGGGCGTAGCCGGGGTTCGCGACCGGTCATTATACGACCGCGCCCTCTGCCGGGCGGGGCAGCCTCGCCAGCGCGTCCAGCAGGGCGTCGATGTGCGCCGCGGTGTGGGCAGCGGACAACGTGATGCGCAGGCGCGATCCCTGCGGCGGCACGGTGGGCGGACGGATCGCCACGACGAGGAAACCAGCGGCTTCCAGAGCCCTCGCCGCGGCCACGGCGGTCACCGGGCTGCTCATCGGGAGGGGCTGGATGGCGGTGGCCGACGTGGTCAGGGGCAACCCAAGCTGCGCGGCGCCGACGCGAAATCGCGCGATGTTGGCCGCGAGGCGCTCCCGCCGGCCTTCGGGGTCGGTGCGCACGAGCCGCACGGCAGTCTGCGTCGCGGCGGCCAGCGCAGCGGGCATGGCCGTGGTGTACACGTGGGTGCGGGCGAACTGGACGATGCCCTCGATCCATCGCGCGTCCCCCGCGAGAAAGGCGCCCGCACATCCCACCGCCTTACCGAGTGTGCCCATCAGGATCGGCACGTCCCGGGTGCCGAGGCCCGCGGCCGCGACCGACCCGGCGCCACCCGGCCCCCTCACGCCCAGGCCATGGGCGTCATCGACGTAAAGCATGGCGCCGCGATGGCGGCATACCGCGGCGATATCGCGCAGTGGGGCCACGTCGCCGTCCATGCTGAAGACGCCGTCGGTGGCCACAAGCGCGGGAAGATCCGGTCGCGCGTCGAGTTGCCGGGCGGCGCCCGCGGCATCGGCATGCGGGTAACGACGCAGCTCCGCACCGGCAAGCATCGCCCCGTCGATGAGGCTCGCGTGATTGAGGCGATCCTGTACGCAGAGCGCCTTGTGGCGCGCGGGCGATGCGCCCGCCCCAAGCAGAGCCTGCAGTGCGCCGAGATTCGCCATCACCCCGGTGGAGAAAAGCAGGGCGCGCTCGCGTCCGGTCCAGTCGGCCAGCTCTTCTTCCAGCGCCGCGTGAGCGCCGCGGTGGCCGGACACGAGATGCGCGGCACCGCTACCGACGCCTTCCGTCGAGGCTGCACGTATGAGCGCGGACACGACATCCGGATGCGCTGCGAGACCCAGGTAATCGTTGCCGCAGAAATCGACGAGCACGCGATCGCCGACTCTGCGGCGCCCGTCGGGCAGCACGTCGCAGACGCGCGCCCGGCGCAGCAGACCCGCCTGCTCGCGTTCGCCGCGCGCGGCGTCCAGTCGCGCGAGCAGGTCCGGTCGCGTCACGCCGCTGCGTGCTCCACGATGTCTGCATGCACGGTGCCGGGTTCGAGGACGACTTCCAGCGGCTTCAGGCCGAGACGGGTGAACAGGCGGCGATCGTGTTCAACGTCCGGGTTGCCGGTGGTGAGCAGCTTTTCCCCGTAGAAGATCGAGTTGGCACCCGCGGCGAAGCACAGTGCCTGCAACGCGTCGTCCATGGTTTCGCGACCGGCCGAGAGCCGCACGACGGACGCCGGCATGAGGATGCGCGCGACGGCGATGCTACGCACGAACTCGAACGGGTCCAGCGCTTCGGTGCCGTCAAGCGGCGTGCCCGCGACCTGAACGAGGCGGTTGATCGGCACCGATTCCGGATGCTCCGGCAGGTTCGCCAGCGTCATCAGCAGGCCGGCGCGCTGCGCGCGCGACTCACCCATGCCCACGATGCCGCCGCAGCAGGTCTTGAGTCCCGCAGCGCGGACGTGATCCAGGGTGTCGAGACGATCCTGGAACTCACGCGTGTGAATGATCTCGCCGTAGTAGTCCGGAGAGGTATCGAGGTTGTGGTTGTAGAAGTCGAGGCCAGCCGCTTTCAGCGTGTCGGCCTGCGGTTGGGTCAGCATGCCCAGCGTGGCGCAGGTCTGCAGGCCCAGGCCTTTCACGGCGCTGACGATCTCGGCCACCTTCGCGACGTCCCGGTCCTTAGGAGAGCGCCACGCGGCACCCATGCAGAAACGGCTCGCGCCGGCCTCTTTTGCCGCCTGGGCTCGGGCGAGCACCGCCTCGACACTCATCAGCTTCTCGGCTTTCACGCCCGTGGCGTAGCGAGCTGCCTGCGGGCAGTAGGCGCAATCCTCGGGGCAGCCGCCGGTCTTGATCGAGAGCAAGGTCGAGACCTGGACCGCGTTCGGGTCGTGGTACTGCCGGTGCACGGTCTGGGCCTGGAAGAGCAGGTCGTTGAACGGCAAGGCGAAAAGGTGCTCGACCTCCTCGCGGGACCAGTCGTGGCGGATGGCTGCGGTCATGGGGGGTATCCCGGCGGGCGAAGACGCGGAGTGTGAAAACCCGCCGGGATGATGTCAACCTTAACAGCATGGCAAAGGTTGACGGTGGCCTGGTCGGCGCTGCCGTACGATGGTTCCGGGTTTCCACGAGGAGGGCGTGCGCATGAGCGAAGGTCAGGGCAGCAGCGGCAACGTGCTGGCAGCGATCTGCAGTTTCTTCATTCCGGGACTGGGCCAGCTCGTGCAGGGCCGTGTCTTCAAGGCGCTGATCATGTTCGTACTCGCCGCCGTGCTTTGGGTGATCTGGTTGGGCTGGATCATCCACCTGTGGTCCATCGTCGACGCGGCGATGTATCGGCGCGACTGACGGGCCATCGACGCATGGAAGCGTCTTTCTGGAAGCGATGGTTCGGTGCCGCCACGCGCTTCTTCCTGCCGGCGCGTTGCCTGGTGTGCGCCGGTGCGGGCGGTGACGACATCGCATTGTGCGACGGATGCCGCGCCGCGCTCTCGCGCAACCTGTCCTGTTGTGGACGCTGTGCACTTCCGCTGCCGATACCGACGCCGATCTGCGGCCAATGTCAGCGCGCACCGCGTCCATGGGCCGATGTGTGGGTACCTTTCTCGTATGCGTGGCCGCTCGACATGCTGGAGGCCCGCTTCAAGTTCGCGGGTCACCTCGCTGCCGGACGCGTGCTTTCCACGTGCTGGCTCGACGCCGGACCGCCGCCGTTGATGCCCGAGTTGATCGTGCCGGTGCCGTTGCATCCGAGCAGGCTGCGCAGTCGCGGGTACAACCAGGCGCTGGAACTGGCACGTCCGTTAGCGCGACGTTATGGCCTGCCGCTGGCGCACGACGCACTGCGTCGCACGCGCGGCACCGAAGCGCAGACGCTGCTCGATGCCGGCGCACGTGCACGCAACGTGCGTGGCGCCTTCGTTGTGCAACACGCGCCGGTGCAACGCCACGTCGCGCTGGTCGACGACGTGATGACCACTGGCGCCACGCTCGCCGAATGCACGCGCGCGCTGCACGCGGCAGGGGTCGAACGTGTGGACGTATGGGCGCTGGCGCGCACGCCACTACCGTTCGATCGGCCGACACCTCCAGCGGAACGCATCCCTGGAGATGCGCCCGCGCGTCGATGATGCGACCGGCCTCATCGAGGCATCGTTGGTCTGCGGTCTTCGTTCATCACGGCGGGGCCACGCTCAGTGATTCACGTAGACCGGATTGCCCAGGATCAGCAGTTTTCCATCGGCGCCGCGAACGTCCACGCGCAGCCAGTGCGGCTTGCCATCGCTGCGCCAATCGAAGACCCGTGCGCCGTTGGCAGGAATGACCTGCGTATAGGTGGGCAACGCCTTGCCATCGAGCGTGACGGCGATCTTCTTGCCTTGCAGCGCTTCGGTACGCACGGATACATGAAGATCCGCCCCAGACGGCACGGCGATGGCGTCGCCCATACCGGCTTTGGCGATACCCGTGCTCGCGGTGACGTCCACTGAGCGATCGCGGGTGCCTTCCGTGTCGATGAAGACATGGCCGGCACGGATGCCGTCGAGGATCGCCTCCATGGACAGCTCGCGCGCGTGGACTACCGTCGTCGGTGTGCCAATGATGCCGGCGAACTCGTCGCGGGCGTCGTCACTGCCGACGTGGCTGTCGCTGCCGCCGATGGCGGTGACCCGGAGTCCGGCATTGAGTTGCTTTTCCCAGAAGGGAATGCCGGTCTCCGCGCGTTCGACGTCGCGTCCGTTCACCGCTTCGATGGCCTGGAAGCCATGCATGTCCACGGTGTCGTGCGGGGTGAAGCCGCAGCCCATGCAGGTCTCGTCGTTCGGACGGCGGGGATGGTTGATGGAGATGACGCCGTGCGCGCGGGCGACGTCCGCCAACAAGGCATTCCAGTCTGGTACCTGTCTGCTGCCTACGCGGAAATCCACGGTGCGCGAGACGCCGAACAGGTTGGCGTGTCCTTCGAAGGTGGTGATCTCGCGTGCCGGGATCAGCAGCATCGTGTCGAAGTACGGCTGCATCTCGCGAAGCTCGGATACTTGCGACATGGTGTTATGTTCGGACACTGCAATGAACTCGAGGCCGCGCTTCGCCGCCGACATCACGGTGAGGAACAGCGGGCAAGGCACGCTCTTCGTCTTCGACGTGTTGAGGCATCCGCCATCGCTGTGCGCCGAATGCATGTGCAGGTCGCCGCGGTACCAGCGCTCGCCGGTCGCCAGCGCGGTCGTGAGGCCGTGCTCCGGGCCGAAGCCTTCGTCATCGCGCGAGAGCCAGATCTTCGCGGTGTATGTGGACGTCGAGGTCGGACGGATGTTCGGGATACCGAGCAGAAGCCGCCATCGTCCGGGCCCGATGGCACCGGGAAGGAACGAGGCGGTCGCGTCTGTGGCGGACACGGTGAAGCGGCGCTTGCTGCCGCCACTCCATCCGCGAAAGCCATCTTGTGCCTCGAAGTCGCCGGGGCCCAGCAGGCCCAGGTCGATCGCGGTCTTTTCCTCGCGGCCGGTGTAGTCGACGTCGATGGTGATGCGCGAAGTGCCTGCCGGCACGTCGAACGGCAACTCGCGATAGGTGTGCTGGTCCGCGCCGGAAAGCGTGCCGCGCAGGACCAGGTCGGGTGCCCGCTCCGCCGCCACGCCGGTGGCGACGAGACTGGCGAGAATGAAAGCGATCCAGCGGCGCATCAGAAACGGTACATCGCGGCAAGACGGAACGAGCGGCCGAGCAAGGGGCGCGCGATGAAGGTATTCGCGCCCGCATCGGCGCTCACCAGTTCGCCCGCACGCGGGTTGCCTTCCGTCAGGCCGAGGGAATTGGTGAGGTTGTCCGCGTAAAAGAACAAGGAAAGCTGGGGCGTGGCCTCGTAGCGCGCGCTGGCGCCGATCACGTAGTACGACGGCAGCACCACGGAGTTCGCGGTATCGACGTAGCGCTTCCCTTCATGCTCGTACGACATCTGCAGGCGCAGGCGACCGTCCAGCAGGTTCACGCCGGGCACGATGCGGTAGCTGACCTTCGGTACGCGGATCAACTGGTTGTCGTCGTAATCGCGCAGCACCGGGGCTCCGGCGACGACATCGGTATAACTGAGCCCTTTGTACTTGGGGTCTTGCAGCGTCGCGTTGAACTGCACGTCGAACCACTTGCTCGGATACAGCGTGCCTTCCAGTTCAAGGCCGTAGGTCTTGGTATTCGCGTAACCCGTCTGCGGCGTGGACGTGTTGCCGTTGCGGTCGAAGACGTAATTGGTGAAGCTGACGTTGTCGTACTTCGTGTAAAACGCGGTCGCGTACAGGTCCATGAAGCGATCGCTGTACTTCCAGCCGGTCTCGGCCAGGTCCATGGTCTGCAACAGCGGCGTGGCCGTCGGACTGGTGATGTAGGTGCTGAGGTTGGGCAGGCGGAACGCCGAGGTCCAGCGTGCGAACAGGCCTTGGCGTGGCGAGAACTGCCAGTTGGCGCCGAGCGTCCAGCCGGTCTTGTCGAACGACTGGTCGTAGTGGGCGAACTGGCCGTTACCCGTCAGCACCTGGGCGGCAGCCGGCGAGCCACCGATGTCGACGGTCTGCTTGCCCTCGGTATAGCCCTGCACGTTCACCTTTTCCCAGCGCACGCCGCCATCGATGCGCAGCTCGGGCGTCACCTGCCATTCGTCCGAGGCGTAGAACGCGTTCGTCTTCGACTTGCCGCTGGCGTGTTCCCACTCGTAACCATAGCGATAGAAGCCGTGGTCGGTGAGCGAGCCGAGCACGTTGCCGTTGGCGTCTACGCCCACCAGATCCAGCAGGCGCGCGTTGTCGGTGGCATCGGTCAGCACCGTGGACGAGTAGCGATCGAAATCCTGCTCGAAGTTGGCGTGGTAATAGCCGAAGGTGACGTCGTGGGTCTGGTCGCCGAACTCGAACTTGCGCAGCACGCGCGTGTCGTTGATGAACTCGTCGACCGGCAGCGTCACGCCGCGCAGGCCTTCGGTCACCACCAGGCCGTTGCCGTTCTGGTTGGCGACGTTGAAAACCTGCGACGGGTCGTCCACATAGCGGAACTGCAGGCCCGTGGCACCGGGAACGAGCGCGAGACGTTTGCTGTCCTGGGTGATGAACGAACTGGCGCTTTGCAGCGCGTTCGGGAACACGCCGTTGCGCTGCGTATCGGTGGTGCTGTAACGCATCGACTCGGCGAGCTTCCAGTCGTCGCCCAGGTCGTGGTTGAACTTGAACGACACCTGGGTGCGCTTCACATGCGTGCCTTCGCTGTTGTCGAAGTCGTACGTGCCACCGCCCGCTTCGCGCATCTGCAGGTGCTTGGTCTCCGGACCCGCCAGCGTGCCGTAGTTGCCGTTGAATCCAGGCACGGCACGGATGTCGCCGTTGGCATTGGTACGCATGGGAATGCCGAGGTACAGCGCTACCTTGTCGTCCATGTGCTTCACGTCGAAGCTCAGGTCGCCATGCTCCAGCGTCTTCGACAGCGTGGCGCGCAACTGACCGCCGTCGTCCGCGTGGAACTGCGGGCGGCGCACGCCGTCATCGACGCGCCAGAAGCCGCCCACGGCGAGCTTCCACCCGTTGCCCACGGGCGTGCCGTACCAGAAGTCCAGGCGGTTCAGGGAATAGTTGCCGACGGTGTACTTGACCAGGCCCTCGGCCGTTTCGCCCACCTGACGCGGAATGAAGTTGATCGCTCCTGCCGGTGCGTTCGAATAGAACACCGACGACGGACCACCGCGCACCACTTCGACGCGTTCGATGGTTTCGTCCAGACGAAACGCCTGATCGGCGTTGAGGTAGCCCAGCGCGGGATCGTGCTGCACCGGGATGCCGTCTTCCAGCAACGTCACCGATCCGTAGCCATCCACTGGGATGCCACGTGCGCGGATGTTGCCCGAGGCCTCGCCGCCGGAGGATTCCACCCAGAAGCCCGGCACGGACTTCACCGCTTCGGTCACGCTCGTCGGCGCCTGCATGCGCAGGCGATCCTCGTCGATCGTGGTGATCGAATAGCTGGTTTCCGCTTTGGTGCGCGTCTCGACGCCCGAGCGGGCGGTGACGACGACATTGTCGAGGTCCGTCGTTTTCTTTTCGGGTGCGCTGTCCTGCGCATGGGCGGCGGTGGCAAGCAACAACGCGGCGGCGATGGCTGCGCGCAGGGCGCAGCTTGGCGGGGTGTGACGCATGGTCGATGTCTTCCGGGGGCAGGGCTGCGTGAACCCGCCCCTCGGGCGCCGCTGGGGTGTGCGGCTACCCGTGGCCTCTCCGTGGGTCCACGACCCTGCGAACGTTATGCGTTACGGGTGACGGAACGAATGAACTTACGTGACGGCCCGGTTTCAATCGTGAAAAACGAGAACAGCGTACTCGTCATGCGTTTGCGTCAGAGGGCCAGCGCCACCACGATGCCCAGCCACAGCGCCAGCCCTACCCACTTGTTGTGGCTGAACGCGGCAAGACAGGCCAGGCGTTCCCGGTTTCGCATGAGCCATTGCTGGTAAGCGAACAGGCCGGCGGTAGCCACCAGTCCAATCCAATACGGCCACGCGAGTTCGGCGCGGGTGCCGACGAACAGCATCGTCAGCAAGAACGTGCCCATGAGGATGCCGATGATGACCAGGTCGGCATCGGCGAAAAGAATGGCCGTGGACTTGGCGCCCGCCTTGAGGTCGTCCTCGCGATCGACCATGGCGTATTCGGTGTCGTAGATCACCGACCACAGGATGTTGCCGATGAAGAGCAGCCACGCCAGCGGCGGAACCGTGTTGGTGACCGCAGCGAACGCCATGGGTATCGACCAGCCGAATGCCGCGCCGAGCACCACCTGCGGGAGGTTCGTGTAGCGCTTGGTGAAGGGGTAGAGCGCGGCAAGCGCCGCCCCGGCGAACGACAGCAGGATGGTGAGCCGATTGGTGAACAGCACG includes:
- a CDS encoding DNA-3-methyladenine glycosylase I produces the protein MRCAWAEHSDIERVYHDTEWGVPVYEDHLIFERFSLRAVQAGLAWRTVLVKRESFARAFHGFDIARVAAMGDDELAAVLADRGVIRNRLKINAIRNNARAALRVIDERGSLSAYLWAFVGGTPQVNARRGDEPLPMRSDLSDQLSEALQQRGFRFAGTAICQSLLQSAGLVNDHAVDCFRYR
- a CDS encoding TonB-dependent receptor, yielding MRHTPPSCALRAAIAAALLLATAAHAQDSAPEKKTTDLDNVVVTARSGVETRTKAETSYSITTIDEDRLRMQAPTSVTEAVKSVPGFWVESSGGEASGNIRARGIPVDGYGSVTLLEDGIPVQHDPALGYLNADQAFRLDETIERVEVVRGGPSSVFYSNAPAGAINFIPRQVGETAEGLVKYTVGNYSLNRLDFWYGTPVGNGWKLAVGGFWRVDDGVRRPQFHADDGGQLRATLSKTLEHGDLSFDVKHMDDKVALYLGIPMRTNANGDIRAVPGFNGNYGTLAGPETKHLQMREAGGGTYDFDNSEGTHVKRTQVSFKFNHDLGDDWKLAESMRYSTTDTQRNGVFPNALQSASSFITQDSKRLALVPGATGLQFRYVDDPSQVFNVANQNGNGLVVTEGLRGVTLPVDEFINDTRVLRKFEFGDQTHDVTFGYYHANFEQDFDRYSSTVLTDATDNARLLDLVGVDANGNVLGSLTDHGFYRYGYEWEHASGKSKTNAFYASDEWQVTPELRIDGGVRWEKVNVQGYTEGKQTVDIGGSPAAAQVLTGNGQFAHYDQSFDKTGWTLGANWQFSPRQGLFARWTSAFRLPNLSTYITSPTATPLLQTMDLAETGWKYSDRFMDLYATAFYTKYDNVSFTNYVFDRNGNTSTPQTGYANTKTYGLELEGTLYPSKWFDVQFNATLQDPKYKGLSYTDVVAGAPVLRDYDDNQLIRVPKVSYRIVPGVNLLDGRLRLQMSYEHEGKRYVDTANSVVLPSYYVIGASARYEATPQLSLFFYADNLTNSLGLTEGNPRAGELVSADAGANTFIARPLLGRSFRLAAMYRF
- the bioC gene encoding malonyl-ACP O-methyltransferase BioC translates to MSDFHFDRRQVRRNFARAADTYEKHDALQREVQATLIDRLDIYEQVPDVVLDVGAGTGRGSAALKKRYPKAQVVAIDLALPMLKQAKQHASWLKPFGRVLGDAYTLPVPDRSVDVLFSNLCFQWCEDLPRLFAECARVLKPGGLLTFSTFGPDTLKELRASWAEADQYAHVARFLDMHDVGDAMLAQGLRDPVLFAERYTLTYPTPRALLDELKGLGANNADAQRPRGLTGKRHYQRMVEAYESLRTDGVIPSTWEVVTAHAWGPPAGQSRREGSGEIASFPIENLRGSRRKTPF
- the bioH gene encoding pimeloyl-ACP methyl ester esterase BioH: MVMVHGWAMHGGILAPLVERLTTHYTMYVVDLPGHGYSRDSRVPLEPGACARAIAAVTPPAVWLGWSMGGLVALTAALDVPEAVRAMVPMCATPRFLRADDWPHGNDPALVRQLATDLEVDYRATVERFIALEAMGSPDPRGEARRLKDEAFSRGEPDPRVLMEGIRLLESEDLRPRLAAIDAPSLWIAGRRDRIVHPDAMRWSADAAGGRFEEIAHAGHAPFIGYAAAVADVLTEFTDAYP
- a CDS encoding DUF72 domain-containing protein produces the protein MATTRIGISGWRYAPWRGVFYPKDLVQRNELSFASRQFPTIELNGSFYSLQRPESYRSWYDDTPRGFVFAVKGPRFITHTLRLRNIEKPMANFFASGVLALREKLGPILWQFPPTLRFEPAIFEHFLALLPKTTRAAADMARGYDSHLKREPFLEFGRSHRLRHAVEIRHESFVDPAFVTLLRRYGVAFVVADTAGKFPRYFDVTAPFVYVRLHGDKHLYTSGYGDEALGEWARRIRAWRKGGQAQADPRITRSLPPTRASRDVYVYFDNDAKVKAPGDALTLTAMV
- a CDS encoding sulfurtransferase, with the translated sequence MTILNISAYKFVGLDDLAGLRARILERCEALALKGTILLAPEGINLFLAAPRDAIAEFLDWLRQDPRFADLTPKESVSDAPPFARMRVRLKKEIITMRAPAIRPAEGRAPHVLPTDLRRWLDQGHDDEGRPVVLLDTRNDYEVSAGTFENTVEYGLASFTEFPAAVAADRERFEGKTVVSFCTGGIRCEKAAIHMRELGIEHVFQLEGGILKYFEEVGGAHWRGDCFVFDARGAVDPSLAPSSPP
- a CDS encoding ComF family protein; this encodes MEASFWKRWFGAATRFFLPARCLVCAGAGGDDIALCDGCRAALSRNLSCCGRCALPLPIPTPICGQCQRAPRPWADVWVPFSYAWPLDMLEARFKFAGHLAAGRVLSTCWLDAGPPPLMPELIVPVPLHPSRLRSRGYNQALELARPLARRYGLPLAHDALRRTRGTEAQTLLDAGARARNVRGAFVVQHAPVQRHVALVDDVMTTGATLAECTRALHAAGVERVDVWALARTPLPFDRPTPPAERIPGDAPARR
- the bioB gene encoding biotin synthase BioB yields the protein MTAAIRHDWSREEVEHLFALPFNDLLFQAQTVHRQYHDPNAVQVSTLLSIKTGGCPEDCAYCPQAARYATGVKAEKLMSVEAVLARAQAAKEAGASRFCMGAAWRSPKDRDVAKVAEIVSAVKGLGLQTCATLGMLTQPQADTLKAAGLDFYNHNLDTSPDYYGEIIHTREFQDRLDTLDHVRAAGLKTCCGGIVGMGESRAQRAGLLMTLANLPEHPESVPINRLVQVAGTPLDGTEALDPFEFVRSIAVARILMPASVVRLSAGRETMDDALQALCFAAGANSIFYGEKLLTTGNPDVEHDRRLFTRLGLKPLEVVLEPGTVHADIVEHAAA
- a CDS encoding 8-amino-7-oxononanoate synthase, with amino-acid sequence MTRPDLLARLDAARGEREQAGLLRRARVCDVLPDGRRRVGDRVLVDFCGNDYLGLAAHPDVVSALIRAASTEGVGSGAAHLVSGHRGAHAALEEELADWTGRERALLFSTGVMANLGALQALLGAGASPARHKALCVQDRLNHASLIDGAMLAGAELRRYPHADAAGAARQLDARPDLPALVATDGVFSMDGDVAPLRDIAAVCRHRGAMLYVDDAHGLGVRGPGGAGSVAAAGLGTRDVPILMGTLGKAVGCAGAFLAGDARWIEGIVQFARTHVYTTAMPAALAAATQTAVRLVRTDPEGRRERLAANIARFRVGAAQLGLPLTTSATAIQPLPMSSPVTAVAAARALEAAGFLVVAIRPPTVPPQGSRLRITLSAAHTAAHIDALLDALARLPRPAEGAVV
- a CDS encoding CehA/McbA family metallohydrolase, with product MRRWIAFILASLVATGVAAERAPDLVLRGTLSGADQHTYRELPFDVPAGTSRITIDVDYTGREEKTAIDLGLLGPGDFEAQDGFRGWSGGSKRRFTVSATDATASFLPGAIGPGRWRLLLGIPNIRPTSTSTYTAKIWLSRDDEGFGPEHGLTTALATGERWYRGDLHMHSAHSDGGCLNTSKTKSVPCPLFLTVMSAAKRGLEFIAVSEHNTMSQVSELREMQPYFDTMLLIPAREITTFEGHANLFGVSRTVDFRVGSRQVPDWNALLADVARAHGVISINHPRRPNDETCMGCGFTPHDTVDMHGFQAIEAVNGRDVERAETGIPFWEKQLNAGLRVTAIGGSDSHVGSDDARDEFAGIIGTPTTVVHARELSMEAILDGIRAGHVFIDTEGTRDRSVDVTASTGIAKAGMGDAIAVPSGADLHVSVRTEALQGKKIAVTLDGKALPTYTQVIPANGARVFDWRSDGKPHWLRVDVRGADGKLLILGNPVYVNH